In a single window of the Hoyosella subflava DQS3-9A1 genome:
- a CDS encoding potassium channel family protein, translated as MLPRVRSLVRKGGEPAEPLTERPLYALVGVVTMPKLKRSPVQAITRRIVGAIVALVLTSTLVYFDRDGYSNSTDAPLTYLDCLYYATVSLSTTGYGDIAPLTPFARATNIFIITPLRVMFFILLIGTTLEVLTETSRQAWRIQRWRQQVRNHTIVVGYGTKGRTAVDAMIGDGVRPSEIVVVDTEQSVLDHAQTRGLVTVHGSATRSDVLKLAGAPHAAAIVVATNRDDSAVLATLTARELAPRAKIVASIREAENTHLLKQSGADSVVVSSETAGRLLGIATTTPNVVEMIEDLLTPEVGFAIAERPVARDEVGGSPRQLRDIVLGVVREGRLTRVDDPSVGTVEKNDRLLYIRRAHDDRRQ; from the coding sequence ATGCTTCCGCGGGTGCGAAGTCTTGTGCGGAAGGGCGGGGAGCCCGCAGAACCGCTGACGGAGCGGCCACTCTACGCGCTGGTCGGCGTAGTCACGATGCCGAAGCTCAAGCGGAGTCCCGTCCAAGCGATAACGAGGCGCATCGTCGGGGCGATCGTGGCGCTAGTTCTGACGTCTACGCTGGTGTATTTCGACCGAGACGGTTACAGCAACTCGACCGATGCACCGTTGACCTATCTGGACTGCTTGTACTACGCCACGGTCAGCCTGTCCACGACGGGCTATGGAGATATCGCTCCGCTGACGCCGTTCGCGCGAGCTACCAACATTTTCATCATCACGCCGCTCCGGGTGATGTTCTTCATCTTGCTTATCGGCACGACGCTAGAGGTCCTCACGGAGACTTCCAGGCAGGCCTGGAGAATTCAGCGCTGGAGGCAGCAGGTGCGCAATCACACCATAGTTGTGGGTTACGGAACCAAAGGCCGCACCGCAGTTGACGCAATGATCGGAGACGGCGTGCGGCCGTCCGAGATCGTCGTGGTCGACACGGAACAATCTGTGCTCGACCACGCACAAACGCGTGGGCTCGTTACGGTTCACGGCTCTGCGACACGGTCGGATGTGCTGAAACTGGCCGGGGCCCCGCACGCGGCAGCGATTGTGGTCGCGACCAATCGAGATGACTCAGCCGTGCTGGCAACCCTGACGGCCCGCGAACTCGCGCCGCGCGCGAAGATCGTCGCATCGATCAGAGAAGCGGAGAATACGCACCTGCTCAAGCAGTCAGGAGCTGACTCAGTCGTCGTGTCGTCAGAAACTGCGGGACGTCTACTCGGGATCGCGACAACAACCCCGAACGTCGTCGAAATGATTGAGGATCTGCTCACGCCCGAAGTGGGTTTCGCGATCGCGGAACGGCCAGTCGCCAGGGATGAGGTCGGCGGTTCGCCTCGTCAACTCCGCGATATCGTGCTGGGCGTGGTGCGGGAGGGGCGCTTGACTCGAGTGGATGACCCATCCGTGGGTACTGTCGAAAAGAACGATCGGCTTCTCTATATCCGCCGTGCACACGATGACAGACGACAGTGA
- the nudC gene encoding NAD(+) diphosphatase: MNAFELANTPALSRSALERAAELRDAPDVLEAGWKHAKLLLLNEQNHAFGTATRLHLLAGPDVAKAPPSNAILIAIEGEEESGRHVWAVRGSLPPGPVTTLREAGSLLSPRDAGLFTTAQAVLNWHDAARYCAVCGGPTAAISAGWARRCQSCGREDYPRTDPAVICLVHDGGDRVLLARQPSWPSGRYSLLAGFVEAGESAEACVHREVGEEVGVAVRDIRYLGSQPWPFPRSLMLGYHALADPAQPIIPEPGEIEEARWFSLTEVESAVATMAAAARTTRSRTLTAAATFTPPGAVSIAHGILTAWVQARRARS; encoded by the coding sequence ATTAATGCATTTGAGCTCGCGAACACCCCGGCGCTCTCTAGATCCGCGCTAGAACGCGCAGCCGAGCTCCGGGACGCTCCAGATGTCCTAGAAGCAGGCTGGAAGCACGCAAAGTTGCTCCTGCTCAACGAGCAGAATCATGCGTTCGGTACGGCCACCCGGCTGCACCTTCTCGCGGGGCCGGACGTAGCGAAGGCGCCGCCATCGAACGCGATTCTGATCGCCATTGAAGGGGAAGAAGAATCCGGGCGTCACGTCTGGGCGGTGCGCGGGTCGCTGCCACCAGGGCCGGTCACGACGCTGCGTGAGGCGGGCTCACTTCTCAGCCCTCGTGATGCTGGTCTCTTCACCACGGCTCAGGCCGTCCTGAACTGGCATGACGCGGCCCGCTACTGCGCTGTGTGTGGCGGCCCGACAGCCGCCATCTCGGCGGGATGGGCGCGCCGATGCCAGTCGTGTGGCCGTGAGGACTATCCCCGAACCGACCCTGCGGTCATTTGCCTTGTGCACGACGGGGGAGACCGCGTTCTGCTCGCTCGACAGCCATCTTGGCCGTCGGGCCGGTACTCGCTGCTCGCGGGCTTCGTCGAGGCAGGAGAATCCGCTGAGGCGTGCGTGCATCGTGAAGTCGGAGAAGAAGTGGGAGTTGCAGTGCGCGACATCCGCTACCTGGGCAGCCAGCCGTGGCCTTTCCCTCGGTCACTGATGCTCGGCTACCACGCGCTCGCAGATCCGGCCCAACCCATCATTCCTGAACCCGGGGAAATTGAGGAAGCGCGATGGTTCAGTCTCACCGAGGTCGAATCCGCGGTGGCCACCATGGCTGCCGCCGCACGCACAACCCGTAGCCGGACTCTGACCGCGGCTGCCACATTCACCCCGCCAGGGGCTGTTTCTATCGCCCACGGCATTCTGACGGCCTGGGTACAGGCCCGGCGCGCGCGATCTTAG
- a CDS encoding ABC1 kinase family protein: protein MTAIPRGRAARTAKLARLPLGYAGRAAAGLGRRIAGQSSEEVSAEMAARAAEQLFNVLGELKGGAMKLGQAMSVFEAAVPEHLSAPYREALTKLQRDAPPMRPQQVHRVLDQQLGTSWRDHVSEFNEVPAAAASIGQVHKARWADGREVAVKIQYPGADEALRSDLRQIGRLAPLFKPLAPGTDIRALVDELTARSVEELDYRLEADNQRTFAEAYADSPYIRVPKVVASAPKVIVTEWIEGLPLSRVIAGGSAVQRSHAAQMLTEFALSSPALTSMVHTDAHPGNFMILDDGRLGVIDFGAIVSLSGGFPPELTKMIRLAVGEHYGELLDHMLEAGYLVAERSPETEDLAEFLHPLLEPLRTESFTFSREWMQRVAAQYSDWRGNEFRTARTFTMPAQYMMLHRVLLSTVAVLCQLDAHVPFGQIVRQWVPEAVAD, encoded by the coding sequence GTGACTGCTATCCCACGAGGCCGCGCTGCCCGCACCGCAAAACTCGCCAGACTGCCGCTTGGCTACGCTGGCCGGGCGGCGGCGGGACTAGGCCGCCGGATCGCGGGGCAGAGCAGCGAAGAAGTAAGCGCCGAAATGGCTGCACGAGCCGCGGAGCAGCTCTTCAACGTCCTTGGTGAACTCAAGGGCGGCGCCATGAAGCTCGGCCAGGCGATGAGCGTTTTCGAAGCTGCCGTGCCAGAGCATCTATCCGCGCCGTACAGGGAGGCGCTGACTAAGCTGCAGCGGGACGCTCCGCCGATGCGCCCGCAGCAAGTCCATAGGGTTCTCGATCAACAACTCGGCACCTCCTGGCGGGATCACGTCTCCGAGTTCAATGAAGTACCGGCAGCCGCGGCGAGCATCGGTCAGGTACACAAAGCAAGATGGGCAGACGGCCGAGAGGTTGCTGTCAAGATCCAGTATCCAGGGGCGGATGAGGCGCTGCGTTCGGACCTGCGCCAGATCGGACGGCTCGCTCCCCTGTTCAAGCCGCTGGCACCAGGGACTGATATCCGCGCCCTCGTTGACGAACTCACCGCGAGGTCTGTCGAGGAACTGGACTATCGGCTCGAGGCTGACAACCAGCGCACTTTCGCTGAGGCGTATGCGGATAGTCCGTACATCCGAGTCCCGAAGGTGGTGGCAAGCGCGCCGAAAGTCATCGTGACCGAGTGGATCGAGGGTCTGCCGCTGTCCCGTGTGATCGCCGGCGGCAGCGCGGTGCAGCGCAGTCACGCAGCGCAAATGCTCACAGAATTCGCTCTGTCGTCACCAGCGCTCACGTCGATGGTTCACACGGACGCGCATCCGGGGAACTTCATGATCCTCGATGATGGACGGCTCGGCGTCATCGACTTCGGCGCGATCGTTTCGCTGAGCGGCGGCTTCCCGCCGGAACTGACGAAAATGATTCGGCTTGCTGTTGGGGAACACTACGGCGAATTGCTCGATCACATGCTGGAAGCGGGCTATCTAGTCGCGGAACGCTCCCCGGAGACCGAGGACCTAGCGGAGTTTTTGCATCCGCTGCTTGAACCACTTCGGACTGAATCGTTTACTTTCTCCAGGGAATGGATGCAGCGCGTCGCCGCTCAATACTCGGACTGGCGGGGTAACGAGTTCCGGACTGCGCGAACCTTCACGATGCCCGCGCAGTACATGATGCTGCATCGGGTGCTGCTCAGCACCGTGGCCGTGCTGTGCCAGCTCGACGCGCACGTACCTTTTGGCCAGATAGTTCGCCAGTGGGTGCCTGAGGCTGTTGCAGACTAG
- a CDS encoding ATP-dependent helicase: MSRPSATKTLISATDLLDGLDPEQRAAVLAPRGPVCVLAGAGTGKTRTVTRRIAHLVSSGHVAAGQVLAVTFTTRAAGEMRTRLRELAATGAADPSCGTVQARTFHAAAMRQLRYFWPRVIGDTSWQLMDRKFPAVRQAAQAARASTDPDSVRDLTAEIEWAKSRLIAPDDYAAAVVEEGRDSPAPPEIFTRVYQNYEQLKVSGDTMMLDFDDLLMFTAAALEENAVVADEFRDRYRSFLVDEYQDVTPLQQRVLDAWLGERDDLTVVGDANQTIYSFTGATPAYLLNFSRRFPEATVVRLVRDYRSTPQVVGLANDVIGAARGRIAGMRLELVGQRANGPDPEFTQFDDEATEAAGIAARIKKLQKRGVPASEMAILFRINAQSEVYEQALTEAKIPFQVRGGEGFFSRTEVKQAMGALRAAAERTDLPEDVPMDRLVRAVLVPHGLGDAAPPGQQARERWESLVALERLAADLVAMQPTLTIKELVSELQERAASRQPPVVDGVTLASLHAAKGLEWDAVFLAGLTDGTLPISHALGDRDGTGAETAIEEERRLFYVGVTRAREHLTLTWALARGEGGRKTRKPSRFLAPFLPAGSSAQRAASGSAGKRSKATRNPLDPAGEELFERLKTWRLATARDLDVPAFVVFTDATLTAIAEKQPADGAALVKIPGIGAAKLERFGADVLAVVNGAGGR; the protein is encoded by the coding sequence ATGTCCCGACCTTCCGCGACCAAAACCCTTATCTCCGCTACGGACTTGCTGGACGGTCTCGACCCGGAACAGCGCGCTGCTGTCCTCGCGCCTCGTGGTCCTGTGTGTGTGTTAGCGGGAGCGGGCACCGGAAAGACACGGACCGTCACGCGCCGAATCGCGCATCTGGTCTCCTCCGGCCACGTGGCGGCGGGGCAGGTCCTTGCCGTCACGTTCACGACGAGGGCTGCGGGGGAAATGCGGACGCGGTTGCGCGAGCTTGCCGCCACTGGGGCCGCGGATCCGTCATGCGGAACCGTGCAGGCCAGGACCTTTCACGCTGCAGCAATGCGCCAGCTCAGATACTTCTGGCCGCGCGTCATTGGCGACACATCGTGGCAGCTGATGGATCGGAAGTTCCCCGCTGTTCGGCAGGCGGCCCAGGCTGCTCGCGCATCGACGGATCCGGACAGCGTACGTGACCTCACTGCAGAGATTGAATGGGCGAAGTCGCGCCTGATCGCGCCGGACGATTACGCCGCCGCGGTCGTGGAAGAGGGCCGTGACTCACCTGCTCCGCCTGAGATTTTTACCCGTGTCTACCAGAACTACGAGCAGCTCAAAGTCTCCGGTGACACGATGATGCTCGACTTTGACGACCTTCTGATGTTCACCGCCGCCGCACTGGAGGAGAATGCGGTCGTCGCCGATGAGTTTCGCGATCGCTACCGCTCGTTCCTCGTCGACGAGTACCAGGATGTGACTCCGCTACAGCAGCGCGTACTCGATGCGTGGCTCGGTGAACGGGACGATCTGACGGTCGTCGGTGATGCGAACCAGACCATTTACTCCTTCACAGGCGCAACGCCTGCGTACCTATTGAACTTCTCCCGCCGCTTCCCCGAAGCTACCGTGGTCCGTCTCGTCCGCGACTATCGTTCGACCCCGCAGGTGGTAGGGCTGGCGAATGATGTGATCGGTGCCGCTCGTGGCCGGATCGCGGGTATGCGGCTCGAACTTGTTGGACAGCGAGCGAACGGGCCCGACCCGGAGTTCACTCAGTTCGATGATGAAGCGACTGAAGCCGCGGGGATCGCTGCGCGCATCAAGAAGCTTCAGAAGCGCGGGGTTCCTGCGTCTGAAATGGCTATCTTGTTTCGGATCAATGCCCAGTCAGAGGTGTATGAGCAGGCACTGACGGAAGCGAAGATCCCTTTTCAGGTGCGAGGTGGTGAAGGGTTTTTCTCACGGACAGAGGTGAAACAGGCAATGGGGGCGCTGCGCGCAGCGGCGGAACGGACTGATTTGCCTGAGGACGTGCCGATGGACCGATTGGTGCGAGCAGTGCTGGTGCCGCATGGCCTTGGTGATGCTGCGCCCCCGGGACAGCAGGCACGGGAACGGTGGGAGTCGCTCGTCGCGCTGGAGCGACTAGCCGCGGACCTGGTCGCGATGCAGCCGACTCTGACGATTAAGGAACTTGTCAGTGAATTGCAGGAGAGAGCCGCGTCTCGCCAGCCACCAGTGGTGGATGGTGTGACCCTCGCTTCGCTTCATGCTGCAAAGGGCCTCGAATGGGATGCCGTTTTCCTCGCTGGCCTGACCGACGGGACGTTGCCCATTTCGCATGCTCTCGGTGACCGTGATGGGACGGGCGCGGAGACCGCGATCGAAGAGGAACGCCGTCTCTTCTATGTCGGCGTGACGCGTGCGCGTGAACATCTGACGCTTACCTGGGCGCTTGCGCGCGGAGAAGGCGGCCGCAAGACGCGCAAGCCCTCGCGTTTCCTCGCTCCGTTTCTGCCAGCGGGTTCTTCCGCCCAGCGCGCCGCTAGTGGATCGGCAGGTAAGCGGTCTAAAGCCACGCGGAACCCTCTCGATCCGGCGGGGGAGGAACTCTTCGAACGTTTGAAGACGTGGCGCCTCGCAACCGCACGTGACCTTGATGTCCCCGCGTTCGTGGTGTTCACCGACGCAACGCTCACTGCAATTGCTGAGAAACAGCCAGCCGACGGGGCAGCACTCGTGAAGATCCCCGGTATAGGCGCCGCGAAGCTCGAGCGGTTCGGCGCGGATGTTCTCGCGGTCGTCAACGGCGCGGGAGGGCGCTGA
- a CDS encoding mycoredoxin — MSGLDEWFTLSVTDVAISQNSPITVYSTTWCGYCIRLKKQLSAAGIAYEEVDIEFDQHAADFVGRVNNGNHVVPTVKFPNGATATNPSLAQVKQILAN; from the coding sequence ATGTCCGGGCTTGACGAGTGGTTCACTCTCAGCGTGACAGATGTAGCGATTTCTCAGAACAGCCCGATCACGGTGTATTCCACGACATGGTGCGGATATTGCATTCGCCTCAAGAAGCAGCTCAGTGCAGCGGGGATTGCGTACGAGGAGGTCGATATTGAATTCGACCAGCATGCCGCTGATTTCGTTGGCAGAGTGAACAACGGCAATCACGTGGTGCCCACTGTGAAGTTCCCCAACGGTGCGACCGCCACGAACCCGTCCCTCGCGCAGGTCAAGCAGATTCTGGCGAACTAA
- a CDS encoding ATP-dependent helicase, whose amino-acid sequence MRSGRRRKSSGPDFSRPRFTPSQLAQALGQPQPTPEQQAVITAPAGPLLVVAGAGAGKTETMAARVVWLVANAFVHPENVLGLTFTRKAAHQLTTRIRSRLARLAGTQLLHSADPSGELCARLSMSEPEVSTYHAYAGKLLAEHALRLPIEPSATLLSETELWQIAHRVVSAWDGDLDLERTPASVTSAVLALSAALDEHMIDIDDLSSAHLELEKLVHYLPPGSRQRQEPNQRLLSLLATQHQRLQLLPLVQQLRTVLREEGALDYGSQMSLAARLAANHPEAGQGERERYRVVLLDEYQDTGHAQRILLAGLFGNGTDPALAVTAVGDPIQSIYGWRGASAANLPRFAMDFPCGDGSPAPRLELLTSWRNPVTALSIANKVSEPLRCRGVPVSTLKPRPEAAEGEVQLALCGDVAAERRWVAQQMFLEYDAARERGEPPPTAAVLVRRNRDAAPLAEAMHELGIPVEVVGLGGLLETPEVQDLVAMLRLIADPMAGTAAVRVLTGARWRLGAADLASLWQRARELAIASGQNQSAVSTREELDNALDEAIPGEAAEQPGISDALADPGAADRYSSAGFARITELGRELAALRERLGQPLTELVADVERTVALGIETEARGFFLAENAPGAGREHLDAFADVVAGYARHPAASLTGLLAFLDAAAVIENGLAPGETQVAPDRVQILTVHSAKGLEWEVVAIPHLVEGVFPSSTSAETWLTSIGQIPSALRGDRQDGSDGEGSDGVPVLKLENLNDRKQLEEVITRHQDAFKARGLDEERRLLYVALTRTERVLCISGHQWGETGDKPKGPSLFLEELRDLGESGGISICEWAQTPGPGDVNPLATATRIVQWPIDPLGQRRADIEAGASLVFTALKRRKSSSAHEDDDQAETCDGLAWAADVDVLLAERERRRTSEVLVEMPQHLSVSNLVALAGDPMELALRLRRPLPFPPNPLARRGTAFHAWLERRYGATRLLDLDELPGAADTGASPDADLEQLQEAFLASEWALRSPAEVEVPFETTIGGTVLRGRIDAVFRDDDGGYSVVDWKTGAEPGPRDRAAVSMQLAAYRIAWADLMAARGTPVSLEKVRAAFHYVRSGRTIAPQDLPDKDGLRTLLANPGDTHHTDGAGSSEQTRGD is encoded by the coding sequence GTGCGCAGCGGACGCCGCAGGAAGTCTTCGGGCCCTGATTTCTCCCGGCCCCGTTTTACACCCTCCCAACTGGCTCAGGCGCTCGGACAGCCGCAGCCCACTCCTGAACAGCAGGCCGTCATCACAGCTCCCGCCGGTCCGCTGCTCGTTGTGGCGGGTGCTGGCGCGGGTAAAACGGAAACGATGGCCGCCCGAGTCGTGTGGCTGGTAGCCAACGCCTTCGTCCACCCAGAGAATGTTCTGGGCCTTACGTTCACACGCAAGGCCGCGCATCAGCTCACGACTCGTATCCGCAGCAGGCTGGCGCGGCTCGCAGGAACTCAGCTTCTGCACAGTGCTGATCCTTCAGGAGAACTTTGTGCCCGCCTGAGTATGAGTGAGCCGGAGGTCAGCACATATCACGCCTACGCTGGAAAGTTGCTGGCCGAACATGCACTGCGGCTGCCGATAGAGCCCTCCGCGACGCTCCTCAGCGAAACCGAGCTGTGGCAGATCGCCCATCGTGTGGTCAGCGCCTGGGACGGTGACCTCGACCTCGAACGGACACCCGCGTCGGTGACGAGCGCGGTGCTGGCGCTCTCCGCAGCGCTCGATGAGCACATGATCGATATCGACGACCTCTCCTCCGCGCACCTCGAACTGGAGAAGCTGGTGCATTACCTGCCTCCCGGCTCGCGGCAGCGGCAGGAGCCCAACCAGCGCCTGTTGTCATTGCTCGCGACCCAGCATCAGCGGTTGCAGTTGCTCCCGCTCGTGCAGCAGTTACGGACAGTGCTGCGAGAAGAAGGTGCACTCGATTACGGCAGCCAGATGTCGCTCGCTGCCCGGCTGGCGGCTAATCACCCTGAAGCGGGGCAGGGCGAGCGGGAGCGCTACCGTGTGGTGCTGCTCGACGAGTACCAGGACACGGGGCACGCGCAGCGAATCCTCCTCGCCGGGCTTTTCGGCAACGGCACTGATCCAGCGCTCGCGGTCACCGCGGTGGGTGATCCCATCCAGTCGATCTATGGGTGGCGCGGCGCGTCCGCGGCCAACCTTCCACGGTTCGCGATGGACTTCCCATGCGGTGACGGTAGCCCTGCGCCGCGCCTCGAATTGCTGACGAGCTGGCGCAATCCAGTGACGGCACTTTCGATCGCGAACAAGGTTTCGGAGCCGTTGCGGTGTCGTGGCGTACCCGTTAGCACCCTCAAACCGCGGCCCGAAGCAGCCGAAGGCGAGGTTCAGCTCGCGTTATGCGGAGATGTCGCGGCTGAGCGCAGATGGGTGGCGCAGCAGATGTTCCTGGAGTACGACGCGGCGCGTGAGCGGGGGGAGCCGCCACCTACTGCGGCCGTTCTGGTGCGGCGCAACCGTGACGCCGCACCGCTCGCAGAGGCTATGCACGAATTAGGCATACCGGTGGAGGTGGTGGGGCTCGGCGGGCTGCTGGAGACACCGGAAGTGCAGGATCTGGTGGCAATGCTCCGCCTGATCGCCGACCCCATGGCGGGCACGGCAGCCGTGCGCGTGCTCACAGGAGCCCGCTGGAGGCTCGGGGCGGCAGACCTTGCTTCGCTGTGGCAGCGTGCGCGGGAGCTCGCAATCGCCAGTGGCCAGAACCAATCAGCGGTGTCCACCCGTGAGGAACTCGATAATGCGCTCGATGAGGCGATACCGGGCGAAGCTGCCGAACAGCCTGGCATCTCTGATGCACTTGCCGATCCGGGCGCGGCGGACCGGTACTCATCGGCGGGTTTCGCGCGAATCACTGAACTGGGTCGTGAACTGGCGGCACTTCGTGAGCGATTGGGCCAGCCGCTCACTGAACTCGTCGCTGACGTGGAACGCACCGTCGCGCTGGGCATCGAAACTGAGGCGCGCGGTTTCTTCCTCGCCGAGAACGCACCTGGGGCCGGACGCGAGCACCTTGACGCATTCGCCGATGTCGTCGCTGGTTACGCGCGCCACCCCGCAGCATCGCTGACGGGGCTGCTTGCCTTCCTCGACGCTGCCGCAGTGATTGAGAATGGCCTCGCGCCGGGTGAAACACAGGTTGCACCGGACCGAGTGCAGATCCTCACCGTGCACTCAGCCAAAGGCCTCGAATGGGAAGTCGTCGCAATCCCGCACCTGGTCGAAGGAGTCTTCCCCTCGTCCACCTCAGCAGAGACTTGGCTGACGTCCATTGGGCAGATTCCGTCAGCGCTGCGGGGCGATCGCCAAGACGGGTCCGATGGGGAAGGCTCAGACGGTGTGCCGGTGCTGAAACTCGAGAACCTGAACGACCGCAAGCAACTCGAGGAAGTGATAACCCGGCACCAGGATGCCTTCAAAGCTCGCGGGCTCGATGAAGAACGCCGTTTGCTCTACGTTGCGCTGACCAGGACAGAACGCGTGCTGTGCATCTCGGGCCACCAGTGGGGCGAGACGGGTGACAAGCCAAAAGGCCCTTCGCTATTCCTTGAGGAGCTTCGTGACCTCGGCGAATCCGGCGGCATCTCGATCTGTGAATGGGCACAAACTCCAGGCCCAGGCGATGTCAACCCACTTGCCACCGCCACACGAATCGTCCAATGGCCCATCGATCCGCTGGGGCAACGGCGCGCAGACATCGAAGCTGGAGCGTCACTGGTGTTCACCGCGCTCAAGCGTCGTAAGAGTAGCTCCGCGCACGAGGATGACGATCAGGCAGAAACCTGTGACGGCCTAGCGTGGGCAGCCGATGTCGATGTCCTGCTCGCGGAGCGAGAGCGCCGGCGTACCAGCGAAGTGCTCGTAGAGATGCCCCAGCACCTTTCGGTGAGCAACCTTGTCGCCCTCGCGGGCGACCCTATGGAACTTGCGTTGCGTTTGCGTCGGCCGCTGCCTTTCCCGCCGAATCCGCTCGCGAGGCGCGGAACCGCTTTCCACGCCTGGCTGGAGCGCAGATATGGCGCAACGCGTCTGCTCGACCTCGATGAGCTCCCCGGAGCCGCTGATACTGGCGCGAGCCCAGACGCTGATCTCGAGCAGCTACAAGAAGCATTTCTCGCGTCCGAATGGGCGCTCCGAAGTCCAGCAGAAGTTGAGGTGCCGTTCGAGACGACAATCGGCGGCACAGTTCTGCGCGGGCGGATCGATGCTGTTTTCCGGGACGATGACGGCGGCTACAGCGTCGTTGACTGGAAAACGGGCGCTGAACCGGGGCCGCGTGATCGCGCCGCTGTGAGTATGCAGCTAGCCGCGTACAGGATCGCGTGGGCTGACCTCATGGCAGCGCGAGGGACTCCAGTCTCACTGGAAAAAGTGCGCGCGGCATTCCACTACGTCCGGTCTGGGAGAACCATTGCGCCGCAGGACCTTCCAGACAAGGATGGTCTTCGCACGCTCCTGGCGAACCCGGGTGACACGCACCATACCGACGGTGCCGGATCGAGCGAGCAGACGCGAGGCGATTAG
- a CDS encoding WhiB family transcriptional regulator produces the protein MVHVLPDRLRALPCRREDPDLWFADSPADLEYAKTLCAACPVRARCLELALDRQEPWGVWGGEILDHGAIVARKRPRGRPPKASPAA, from the coding sequence GTGGTCCACGTTCTGCCGGACCGTCTTCGCGCACTCCCGTGCCGACGTGAGGACCCTGACCTGTGGTTCGCTGATAGTCCCGCCGACCTGGAATACGCGAAAACACTGTGCGCAGCGTGCCCGGTCCGTGCGAGGTGCCTCGAACTTGCGCTCGACCGGCAAGAACCCTGGGGCGTGTGGGGTGGCGAGATTCTTGATCACGGCGCGATCGTCGCGCGAAAAAGACCGCGCGGTCGCCCGCCGAAAGCATCACCGGCCGCATGA
- a CDS encoding saccharopine dehydrogenase family protein, with product MTRRILLFGATGYTGGLVARALLERGEVPVLVGRDRAALDRRAAEIRPSDPPYTMVLDVHDVGTLRRTISADDVIVTTVGPFHSHGRTVAEAAAEAGASYIDSAGEPPFIRWTFEKLGTRAANRGARILPGFGNEYVTGQLAGAWALERAAEMGVPHRLEIGYFSTGGSLCSLSRGTIASLAGSSLERSYTYRNGIRAERPGARSSSFRIGGRKYSGFSIGTTEHLTLPEVSPSLQELDVYLGWFGKASPLLATASLAGPLIRRLPGAKRVVSTVGARLGGFGKDGPESHERDRSGVLVSARVFSKSKHKLSEITLAGPNGYELTASLMAWAATVESHASTRSVHRRTGVLGAIQAYGLGVVRDTCLHLDVREVESAVVSA from the coding sequence ATGACGAGAAGAATCCTGCTCTTTGGCGCAACCGGATACACCGGGGGACTGGTCGCGCGAGCGCTTCTTGAACGCGGCGAAGTCCCTGTCCTCGTGGGACGCGACCGCGCGGCGCTCGACAGGCGTGCCGCGGAGATTCGCCCCTCGGACCCGCCGTACACGATGGTTCTCGACGTGCACGACGTCGGGACACTGCGCCGCACCATCTCGGCGGATGATGTCATCGTCACCACCGTCGGGCCATTCCACAGCCACGGTCGCACGGTGGCGGAAGCTGCCGCTGAAGCGGGTGCCTCCTACATCGACTCAGCGGGTGAGCCTCCGTTTATCCGGTGGACGTTCGAGAAGCTCGGCACCCGCGCGGCGAACCGGGGTGCGCGCATCCTGCCAGGTTTCGGCAACGAATATGTGACAGGACAGCTCGCCGGAGCTTGGGCGCTAGAGCGGGCGGCCGAGATGGGGGTGCCGCATCGTTTGGAGATCGGGTACTTCAGCACTGGCGGGTCGTTGTGTTCGCTGAGTCGCGGAACTATCGCATCTCTCGCCGGATCGAGTCTTGAACGCTCGTACACGTACCGGAACGGAATCCGTGCGGAACGGCCCGGTGCGCGAAGCAGTTCATTCCGGATTGGTGGCCGCAAGTACTCGGGATTCAGTATTGGGACAACTGAACACCTGACGCTTCCGGAAGTGTCGCCGAGCCTGCAGGAACTCGATGTGTACCTCGGCTGGTTCGGTAAGGCATCTCCGCTGCTCGCGACCGCGAGCCTCGCGGGCCCACTGATCCGTCGACTGCCCGGAGCGAAACGCGTCGTCTCGACCGTTGGGGCGCGTTTAGGCGGTTTTGGCAAGGACGGACCGGAATCACATGAGCGCGACCGCTCAGGAGTGCTTGTTTCTGCGCGGGTCTTCTCGAAGTCGAAACACAAGCTCAGCGAAATAACGCTCGCCGGGCCGAACGGGTACGAACTCACGGCTTCGTTGATGGCGTGGGCTGCCACTGTGGAGTCGCACGCCAGCACACGTTCGGTGCACCGCCGTACCGGGGTACTTGGCGCAATTCAGGCCTACGGCCTAGGTGTTGTGCGCGATACGTGTCTGCATCTTGACGTGCGTGAAGTGGAGTCGGCCGTCGTGTCGGCCTAG